Proteins encoded together in one Candidatus Paceibacterota bacterium window:
- a CDS encoding S-adenosylmethionine synthetase N-terminal domain-containing protein, with translation MEKIYTAECVSPRHPDKICDQLADMVLDNCLRQDKNSRVALEVMGGHGKIIFMGEITSRAKINYQSVVKSLLGDKASDYQVIEKVVRQSPEISRGVDKGGAGDQGIMVGYACDENEAHIPQEHYLARKLCQFIYKKNPTDGKTQITLKNNKIISLVASFQSIETPALLKLVKQFLTKNNLTAQNIYINEAGDWNCGGFEADTG, from the coding sequence ATGGAGAAAATTTATACTGCTGAATGTGTGAGCCCTAGGCATCCTGATAAAATTTGCGACCAACTGGCCGATATGGTTTTAGATAATTGTTTAAGGCAAGATAAAAATAGCCGAGTGGCTTTAGAGGTGATGGGCGGCCATGGGAAAATAATCTTTATGGGCGAGATTACCAGTCGGGCGAAAATTAATTATCAATCTGTTGTAAAATCTCTCTTAGGAGACAAGGCCAGTGACTATCAGGTTATAGAAAAAGTGGTGAGACAAAGTCCCGAAATAAGCAGGGGTGTAGATAAGGGCGGTGCCGGAGACCAGGGAATTATGGTGGGATACGCTTGCGATGAGAATGAAGCACATATTCCTCAGGAACATTATTTGGCGAGAAAATTGTGTCAGTTTATTTATAAAAAAAATCCTACTGATGGTAAAACTCAAATTACTCTAAAAAATAATAAAATTATTTCTTTAGTAGCCAGCTTCCAAAGCATAGAAACGCCAGCTCTCTTAAAATTAGTCAAACAATTTTTAACGAAAAACAATTTAACTGCACAGAATATTTATATCAATGAAGCTGGCGATTGGAATTGCGGAGGATTTGAAGCTGATACTGGA